Proteins encoded within one genomic window of Arcobacter sp. F2176:
- a CDS encoding threonine/serine exporter family protein has protein sequence MIDTLENILLHAIFAAIPAVGFAMLFNVPKSALKYCAMGGAIVYTCREFFMTLHLTIELSTFLASVIIGIIALYWSKKNLVPRPIYTVASIIPMIPGTYAFTAMISLVDMNSHGVSMELIAIFIDNGLKSVSIIGAISFGLALPSLYFMRYKRPII, from the coding sequence ATGATTGATACTTTAGAAAATATTCTTTTGCATGCTATTTTTGCAGCTATTCCAGCTGTTGGATTTGCTATGCTTTTTAATGTACCAAAGTCAGCACTAAAATATTGTGCTATGGGTGGAGCTATTGTTTATACTTGTAGAGAATTTTTTATGACTTTACATTTGACAATAGAATTATCAACATTTTTAGCTTCTGTTATTATTGGAATTATTGCACTTTATTGGTCTAAAAAAAACTTAGTTCCAAGACCTATTTATACTGTTGCTTCTATTATTCCTATGATTCCAGGAACTTATGCTTTTACAGCCATGATAAGTTTAGTTGATATGAACTCCCATGGAGTGAGTATGGAGTTAATTGCTATTTTTATTGACAATGGATTAAAATCAGTCTCTATTATTGGAGCAATTAGTTTTGGTCTTGCACTCCCATCACTGTATTTCATGAGGTATAAAAGACCAATAATCTAA
- a CDS encoding metal/formaldehyde-sensitive transcriptional repressor has product MAYCCDVERKKLQNRISRIHGQVHSLKNKFNDEKFNLDNDPYETIRQLTAIKGAVSGMISSYIEHYAKGHLIENIKKGTSSEAEAQIDNLLEIIKVYGK; this is encoded by the coding sequence ATGGCATATTGTTGTGATGTGGAGAGAAAAAAGTTACAAAATAGGATTAGCAGAATTCATGGGCAAGTTCATTCTTTAAAAAATAAATTTAATGACGAAAAGTTCAATTTAGATAATGACCCTTATGAAACCATTAGACAATTGACTGCTATAAAAGGTGCTGTAAGCGGTATGATAAGTTCTTATATAGAACATTATGCAAAAGGTCACTTAATAGAAAATATAAAAAAAGGCACAAGCTCAGAAGCTGAAGCACAAATTGATAATCTATTAGAAATAATCAAAGTATATGGAAAATAA
- a CDS encoding threonine/serine exporter ThrE family protein, whose protein sequence is MNYEEQTEITRAVIKSAVLMLEFGAESILIEQTAQRLGRALGVDSVEISLIPSAIVLTTLKDSQSVTTTRRSHHKPINMSIVYDVQKMTIDAEKNPNLTADYITTTLKNIKPNYYNRWLVVFMVGLSCASFGYLRGIDFNGFFVTFFASSIAMIIRQELAKKKFVLILTFGITAFFATAIAHLASYFNISSTSNIVLSASVLLLVPGFPFINSMLDATKGYLSMAWGRWMQASLLTLATSIGIIIAMSVFNIKGW, encoded by the coding sequence ATGAATTATGAAGAACAAACTGAAATTACACGAGCTGTTATAAAATCAGCTGTATTAATGTTAGAATTTGGAGCTGAAAGTATTCTAATAGAACAAACTGCACAAAGACTTGGTCGTGCTTTAGGTGTTGATTCTGTAGAGATATCTTTAATACCTTCTGCTATTGTTTTAACTACTTTAAAAGACTCCCAATCAGTAACTACAACAAGGCGTTCACATCACAAACCAATTAATATGTCAATTGTTTATGATGTACAAAAAATGACAATAGATGCTGAGAAAAATCCTAATTTGACTGCTGATTATATAACTACTACTTTAAAAAATATAAAACCAAACTATTATAATAGATGGCTTGTGGTTTTTATGGTGGGCTTGTCTTGTGCTTCTTTTGGATACTTAAGAGGTATAGATTTTAATGGCTTTTTTGTAACTTTTTTCGCTTCTTCAATTGCTATGATAATAAGACAAGAATTAGCAAAAAAGAAATTTGTATTGATTTTAACTTTTGGAATTACTGCTTTTTTTGCAACAGCAATTGCACACTTAGCATCATATTTTAATATTAGTTCCACTTCAAATATTGTTTTATCAGCTTCTGTTTTGCTTTTAGTTCCCGGATTCCCATTTATAAACTCAATGCTTGATGCAACTAAGGGATATTTATCAATGGCTTGGGGTCGTTGGATGCAAGCTTCACTTTTGACACTTGCAACTTCTATTGGAATAATTATTGCCATGTCAGTTTTTAATATAAAAGGATGGTGA
- a CDS encoding cation diffusion facilitator family transporter, with translation MGTCKFGLNDHKPFLDDKNHHDHEHEHHHGHNCSHSHEKEHSHDHSHDHRGTDKKVLKWALGITLITMFAEFFYGFLSNSLALVSDAIHMFTHSFALIISLLAIIIASKQAPLEKTFGYYRAEVLAAFINGITIVLSILWIIYEAIERFLNPEVIDIKIAMIVATIGLVVNIITGVILMQGDKNNINLKSSFIHMLSDALSSVAIIIGYIIIYFTHWYFVDIILAILVAFVIGKWAIGILKSSTNTLMETSPVEIESVKNFIEKKDKVIELHDVHIWEITQDMYNMTAHVKIDSKYIDNYEDILHNINHDLKKKFKIVHTTFQFEW, from the coding sequence ATGGGAACTTGTAAATTTGGGTTAAATGATCATAAGCCTTTTCTTGATGATAAAAACCATCATGATCATGAACACGAACATCATCATGGGCATAATTGCTCACATAGTCATGAAAAAGAACATTCACATGATCACTCACATGACCATAGAGGAACAGATAAAAAAGTATTAAAGTGGGCATTAGGTATTACACTTATTACAATGTTTGCAGAATTCTTTTATGGCTTTTTATCAAATTCATTAGCTCTTGTTTCTGATGCTATACATATGTTTACGCACTCCTTTGCACTTATAATTTCACTTTTAGCAATTATAATTGCAAGTAAACAAGCCCCACTTGAAAAAACTTTTGGATATTATAGAGCTGAAGTTTTAGCTGCATTTATAAATGGTATAACAATAGTTTTATCTATTTTGTGGATTATTTATGAAGCCATTGAACGATTTTTAAATCCTGAAGTTATTGATATAAAAATTGCTATGATTGTGGCGACTATTGGACTTGTTGTAAATATTATTACTGGTGTAATTTTAATGCAAGGAGATAAAAATAATATTAATTTAAAATCATCTTTTATCCATATGTTAAGTGATGCTCTATCTTCTGTAGCAATTATTATTGGATATATAATAATTTATTTTACTCATTGGTATTTTGTTGATATTATATTAGCAATATTAGTTGCTTTTGTTATTGGGAAATGGGCAATAGGTATATTAAAAAGTTCTACAAATACTTTAATGGAAACTTCTCCAGTAGAAATAGAAAGCGTAAAAAACTTTATAGAAAAAAAAGATAAAGTAATTGAATTACATGATGTACATATTTGGGAAATTACCCAAGATATGTACAATATGACGGCACATGTCAAAATTGATTCAAAATATATTGATAATTATGAAGATATCTTACATAATATAAATCATGATTTAAAAAAGAAATTTAAAATCGTACATACAACATTTCAGTTTGAGTGGTAA
- a CDS encoding AraC family transcriptional regulator has protein sequence MSYNFTLNNMSEFMCSSTLKEDYKINFPDNLGFMSCKKEIVTEDIFLFKTHALANKTLALQAISEVKGLVISIILDGKIHYKDNMNNQVETFKKNNLYIKYINEYDSTTIIDQNSSSKGIGIILRNDFLEKNFLNHFSHINDIKEKNSNKLPSLSIYRKDISKNLHLAKELYNSPFHGGLHNIYLQSKCLEIIYNEFNEILSCPKCNTKEKIKLSNEDIEALYKARDIILLTHEFPDLSTLAKEVAINEFKLKYGFKKLFSTSPGNMILEQKMLHAKQLLETSEYSIAEIANFVGYKYQQSFSNAFIHFFGLRPIDVIKTRNYYY, from the coding sequence ATGTCTTATAATTTTACATTAAACAATATGAGTGAATTTATGTGTTCATCAACTTTAAAAGAAGATTACAAAATCAATTTCCCAGATAATCTGGGTTTTATGTCATGCAAAAAAGAAATTGTTACTGAAGATATTTTTCTTTTTAAAACACATGCACTTGCAAATAAAACTCTTGCTTTACAAGCTATCTCTGAAGTAAAGGGTTTAGTAATTAGTATCATATTAGATGGTAAAATACACTATAAAGATAATATGAACAATCAAGTTGAAACTTTTAAGAAAAATAATCTTTATATAAAATATATAAATGAATATGATTCCACTACTATAATAGATCAAAATTCTTCATCAAAAGGAATAGGAATAATTCTAAGAAATGATTTTTTAGAGAAAAACTTTTTAAATCACTTTAGTCACATAAACGATATAAAAGAAAAAAATTCAAATAAACTTCCATCATTATCTATTTATAGAAAAGATATTTCAAAAAATCTCCACCTTGCTAAAGAATTATATAATTCTCCTTTTCATGGAGGATTACACAATATTTATTTACAAAGTAAATGTTTAGAAATAATTTATAATGAATTTAATGAAATATTATCTTGTCCTAAATGTAATACAAAAGAAAAAATAAAACTCTCAAATGAAGATATAGAAGCTTTATATAAAGCTCGAGATATTATACTTTTGACCCATGAATTCCCGGATTTAAGTACTTTAGCAAAGGAAGTAGCTATTAATGAATTTAAACTAAAATATGGATTTAAAAAACTTTTTAGTACTAGTCCTGGGAATATGATACTTGAACAGAAAATGTTACATGCAAAACAACTTTTAGAAACAAGCGAATACTCTATTGCAGAAATTGCAAACTTTGTTGGATACAAATATCAACAAAGTTTCAGTAATGCATTTATTCATTTTTTTGGCCTTCGTCCTATAGATGTAATTAAAACAAGAAACTATTATTATTAA